Proteins encoded in a region of the Ketobacter sp. MCCC 1A13808 genome:
- the rlmKL gene encoding bifunctional 23S rRNA (guanine(2069)-N(7))-methyltransferase RlmK/23S rRNA (guanine(2445)-N(2))-methyltransferase RlmL, with translation MNEMDWNTSRLVITCAGGLERFLLEEIQGIGGDDYQLVGSAVEGPAGLKNLYQFCLWSRIASRILLPIAEFEYKNEQEYYESLRQVHWQMHMDVKDSLSISVSKDASVNLNTQYIMYKTKDAIVDHFRDCVGDRPNIDTRAPDLRIHVHFGKSSVQVSLELSGEPLHRRGYRVAQNEAPIKETLAAALLMSAGWPKFADNLIDPMCGSGTLLIEAAMMKADIAPGLIRKGFGFERWRYHDETLWQQVISEAAGRDLSEKIEFSIKGYDADQNSIQSSLNNIRAAGLDGCIHVERRELINFSVNEKVAAQGGVVVINPPYGERLDKDTQLIFLYRAMARLLQKNCMHWSVGLISNQVEFVDALQLEDPATFRVYNGPIRCVIRSGKVVERPTQYQRLPLPMRQINAEVVPAVDMLNRIRKNVKTISKWVEREQIAAYRIYNADIPEYNLAIDWYNGHLQVQEYAPPKTVDPDKAARRLQDAIDGLRLLFDISFSHIHVKSRQQQKGRQQYQKLSDKKRTFLIEEERALLLVNLDDYLDTGVFLDHRPTRIDIQKLAKGKRFLNLFCYTGAGTVHAALGGAKKTVSVDMSATYLNWARNNLYINGCSESVHELIQTDCLKWLKTTNDQFDVIFLDPPTFSNSKRMDGHFDVQKSQVELLDLVMKRLEPGGVVIFSNNFNKFKLEPELEQRYDVKDRTKASLPPDFSRGKPVHFCWEFRHKAGEPNVSHRIYK, from the coding sequence ATGAATGAGATGGATTGGAATACATCGCGCTTGGTAATCACCTGTGCTGGTGGACTGGAACGTTTTTTATTGGAAGAAATTCAAGGCATTGGCGGTGATGACTACCAATTAGTGGGGAGTGCGGTGGAAGGCCCTGCAGGGCTGAAAAATCTCTATCAGTTTTGTCTTTGGTCCCGTATCGCCTCGCGAATTTTGCTGCCTATTGCGGAGTTTGAATATAAAAACGAGCAGGAATATTACGAAAGCTTGCGTCAGGTGCACTGGCAGATGCATATGGATGTGAAAGACAGCCTTTCCATTTCGGTGTCTAAAGATGCTTCGGTTAACCTGAATACGCAATATATTATGTACAAAACCAAGGATGCAATTGTCGACCATTTTCGTGATTGCGTCGGTGATCGCCCCAATATAGATACTCGCGCCCCCGATCTGCGCATTCATGTTCACTTTGGAAAAAGTAGCGTGCAGGTGTCGCTGGAATTGTCCGGTGAGCCACTGCACCGGCGCGGTTACCGTGTGGCGCAAAACGAAGCGCCGATCAAAGAAACACTGGCTGCTGCGTTGTTAATGAGTGCCGGTTGGCCAAAGTTTGCTGATAATCTAATTGATCCCATGTGTGGCTCCGGTACCTTGCTGATCGAAGCCGCTATGATGAAGGCCGATATTGCGCCTGGATTAATACGAAAAGGGTTTGGCTTTGAGCGTTGGCGTTATCATGATGAAACACTGTGGCAACAAGTCATAAGCGAAGCAGCCGGGCGTGATTTGTCAGAAAAAATTGAATTTTCCATCAAAGGGTACGATGCAGATCAGAATTCGATACAGTCGTCCTTAAATAATATTCGTGCAGCGGGGCTAGATGGTTGCATTCACGTTGAGCGCCGGGAATTAATCAACTTTTCGGTGAACGAAAAGGTGGCTGCGCAGGGCGGTGTAGTGGTAATCAATCCACCTTATGGTGAACGTCTTGATAAAGACACCCAATTGATTTTTCTTTATCGGGCAATGGCTCGTTTGCTGCAGAAGAACTGTATGCACTGGTCAGTTGGTCTGATCAGTAATCAGGTGGAGTTTGTCGATGCATTGCAACTTGAAGATCCAGCGACTTTCAGAGTCTATAACGGTCCGATCCGTTGTGTCATTCGTTCCGGAAAAGTGGTAGAGCGCCCGACACAATATCAACGATTGCCGTTACCAATGCGTCAGATAAATGCGGAAGTCGTCCCTGCGGTTGATATGTTGAACCGGATCAGGAAAAACGTAAAAACCATTTCAAAATGGGTTGAACGCGAGCAAATCGCAGCGTACCGAATCTATAACGCCGATATCCCCGAATACAATCTGGCCATCGATTGGTATAACGGGCACCTGCAGGTGCAGGAGTATGCGCCGCCGAAAACCGTCGATCCTGATAAAGCAGCTCGACGTTTACAAGATGCTATCGATGGCCTGCGACTGTTATTTGATATTTCCTTTTCGCACATCCATGTCAAAAGCCGGCAGCAGCAGAAAGGGCGGCAGCAGTATCAGAAGCTCAGCGATAAGAAGCGAACCTTTCTGATTGAAGAGGAGCGGGCGCTACTGCTGGTGAATCTGGACGATTACCTGGATACGGGGGTGTTTCTGGATCACCGTCCGACCCGTATTGACATCCAAAAGCTGGCTAAAGGTAAACGTTTTCTGAATTTATTTTGCTATACCGGAGCCGGCACCGTTCATGCGGCGCTGGGCGGAGCGAAGAAAACGGTATCGGTGGACATGTCGGCTACTTATCTGAACTGGGCGCGTAATAATTTGTATATTAACGGATGCTCAGAATCGGTTCATGAGTTGATCCAGACGGATTGTCTAAAGTGGTTGAAAACCACTAATGATCAGTTTGATGTCATTTTTCTGGACCCGCCTACCTTTTCTAATTCAAAGCGTATGGACGGTCATTTTGATGTGCAGAAATCCCAGGTTGAATTACTGGATCTGGTGATGAAACGACTTGAGCCCGGCGGCGTAGTGATATTCTCGAACAACTTTAACAAGTTTAAGCTGGAGCCGGAACTGGAGCAGCGCTATGACGTGAAAGATAGGACCAAAGCTAGCCTGCCACCCGATTTTTCCCGTGGTAAACCGGTTCACTTCTGTTGGGAGTTTCGGCATAAAGCGGGAGAGCCGAATGTGAGTCACCGTATCTATAAGTAA